A region from the Panicum hallii strain FIL2 chromosome 1, PHallii_v3.1, whole genome shotgun sequence genome encodes:
- the LOC112901208 gene encoding probable serine/threonine-protein kinase At1g54610 — protein MGGLCSKEGVAEAQPHAPAPAPGPLQKAPSQSLKELITLAAKDEDAPAVHAAMSRTVSNAKAMAKAGSNAGGGAAIAPAPAAGKKEAVEKTAPAVVVITSLSKSYSTAGAPTHHRRDTADANGGAADHDGAYQVISSVPQGFSGEHVIAGWPSWLTSVAGEVVHGWLPRRADTFERLDKIGQGTYSNVYKARDLQTGKIVALKRVRFVNMDPESVRFMAREIHILRRLDHPNVIKLEGIVTSRLSHSLYLVFEYMEHDLAGLAALSGQRFTEPQVKCFMGQILEGLRHCHARGVLHRDIKGSNLLIDDGGVLRIADFGLATTFDPAKSQPMTSRVVTLWYRPPELLLGATEYSVAVDLWSTGCILAELLAGKPIMPGQTEIEQLHKIFKLCGSPSEDYWAKAKLPDVTLFKPQRPYRRKIAETFKDFAPTALELLDTLLAIEPSARGTAASALDSEYFRTKPLACDPASLPKFPPCKEYDAKLRGQEASRQNATAIGGKGSVSIKPGRDDAKAAPAQDAIADYQRRHARANQKSTSHHYSSQEDSVPGFRIEPPPAVAGRGPAAIRTAGFGSTWYRNDQRGVPRTSSSVRASTLTSQRSYAPSRGTDLHPSSSAARNANPRYNRLDVAEPANAVGRPGSSHQKDLGVRDTSAGFGGKNKRIHYSGPLMPPGGNMEDMLKEHERQIQQAVRKARVEKEKTNRHHY, from the exons ATGGGCGGCCTGTGCTCCAAGGAGGGCGTCGCGGAGGCGCAGCCACACGCCCCCGCCCCGGCCCCGGGCCCGCTGCAGAAGGCGCCGAGCCAGTCGCTGAAGGAGCTCATCACGCTCGCCGCCAAGGACGAGGACGCCCCCGCCGTGCACGCCGCCATGTCCCGGACGGTTTCCAACGCCAAGGCCATGGCCAAGGCTGGCAGcaacgccggcggcggggccgcgatcgcccccgcgccggcggccggcaAGAAGGAGGCCGTCGAGAAGACCGCGCCCGCCGTCGTGGTCATCACATCCCTCAGCAAGTCCTACAGCACCGCGGGGGCGCCCACGCACCACCGGCGCGACACGGCGGACGCCAACGGCGGCGCCGCGGACCACGACGGCGCGTACCAGGTGATCTCCAGCGTGCCGCAGGGGTTCTCCGGCGAGCACGTCATCGCCGGATGGCCCTCCTGGCTCACCTCCGTCGCCGGGGAGGTCGTCCACGGCTGGCTTCCCCGTCGCGCCGACACGTTCGAGCGACTGGACAAG ATCGGCCAGGGCACGTACAGCAACGTGTACAAGGCGCGGGACCTGCAGACCGGCAAGATCGTAGCGCTGAAGCGGGTGCGCTTCGTCAACATGGACCCGGAGAGCGTGCGGTTCATGGCGCGGGAGATCCACATCCTCCGGCGGCTGGACCACCCCAACGTGATCAAGCTGGAGGGCATCGTCACCTCCCGCCTCTCCCACAGCCTCTACCTCGTCTTCGAGTACATGGAGCACGACCTCGCCGGGCTCGCCGCGCTCTCCGGGCAGCGCTTCACGGAGCCGCAGGTTAAGTGCTTCATGGGCCAGATCCTGGAGGGCCTGCGCCACTGCCACGCCCGCGGCGTCCTGCACCGGGACATCAAGGGCTCCAACCTGCTCATCGACGACGGCGGCGTGCTCCGGATCGCCGACTTCGGGCTCGCCACCACCTTCGACCCCGCCAAGAGCCAGCCCATGACCAGCCGCGTCGTCACGCTCTGGTACCGCCCGCCGGAGCTCCTGCTCGGCGCCACCGAGTACAgcgtcgccgtcgacctctgGAGCACCGGGTGCATCCTCGCCGAGCTGCTCGCCGGCAAGCCCATCATGCCCGGCCAGACCGAGATCGAGCAGCTGCACAAGATCTTCAAGCTCTGCGGGTCGCCGTCGGAGGACTACTGGGCCAAGGCGAAGCTGCCCGACGTGACGCTCTTCAAGCCGCAGCGGCCGTACCGGCGCAAGATCGCCGAGACGTTCAAGGACTTCGCCCCCACGGCCCTGGAGCTCCTCGACACGCTGCTCGCCATCGAACCGTCGGCGCGGGGAACGGCGGCCTCGGCTCTCGACAGCGAG TACTTCCGGACGAAGCCGCTGGCGTGTGACCCGGCGAGCCTGCCCAAGTTCCCGCCCTGCAAGGAGTACGACGCCAAGCTCCGAGGCCAGGAGGCCAGCAGGCAAAACGCGACGGCCATCGGAGGCAAGGGCTCCGTCTCCATCAAGCCCGGGAGAGACGACGCCAAGGCCGCGCCAGCCCAGGACGCCATTGCAGACTACCAG AGGAGGCATGCCCGCGCCAACCAGAAGAGCACGAGCCACCACTACAGCTCGCAGGAGGACAGCGTGCCGGGCTTCCGGAtcgagccgccgccggcggtggccgggcgcgggccggcggcgaTACGGACCGCCGGGTTCGGGTCGACGTGGTACAGGAACGACCAGCGCGGGGTCCCGCGAACGTCGAGCTCCGTCAGGGCGTCGACGCTCACCTCGCAGCGCTCCTACGCGCCGTCCCGGGGCACCGACCTGCACCCGAGCTCGTCGGCCGCCAGGAACGCCAACCCCAGGTACAACCGGCTGGACGTCGCCGAGCCGGCCAACGCCGTCGGCCGGCCGGGCTCCTCCCACCAGAAGGACCTCGGCGTGAGGGACACATCGGCC GGATTCGGAGGGAAGAACAAGAGGATCCACTACTCGGGCCCCCTGATGCCGCCCGGCGGGAACATGGAGGACATGCTTAAGGAGCACgagaggcagatccagcaggCGGTCCGCAAGGCGCGGGTCGAGAAGGAGAAGACGAACAGGCACCATTACTGA
- the LOC112901685 gene encoding putative 12-oxophytodienoate reductase 8 isoform X1, with product MEAKAIPLLTPYTMGRFDLSHRVVHAPLTRSRCYNNLPGEHVALYYSQRASKAGLLIAEATGVSQTAQGYPNAPGIWTKEQVEAWKQVVDAVHRKGGVFFCQIWHVGRASTYDYQPNGQAPVSCTDKQIMPQVLKDGTVEEFSTPRRLREDEIPQIVSDFQLAARNCMEAGFDGVEIHCAFGYLIEQFMKDSVNDRTDKYGGNMENRCRFALEVIQAAINEMGADRVGVRLSPYSNCLDCWDSDPDALGLYMIDAMNKLGILYCSMVEPEVIKVDGKVQIPYKLLHFRKAFAGTFIVAGGYNREEGNKAVSEGYTDLVAYGKWFLANPDLPKRFELNAPLNKYDRSTFYTPDPVVGYTDYPFLDLSSV from the exons ATGGAAGCAAAAGCTATCCCGCTCCTGACTCCCTACACCATGGGGAGGTTCGACCTCTCCCACAG GGTTGTCCACGCGCCCCTCACAAGGTCGAGGTGCTATAACAACCTTCCTGGAGAGCATGTCGCGCTGTACTACTCGCAGAGGGCATCCAAGGCTGGCCTACTGATTGCTGAAGCCACTGGGGTCTCTCAAACTGCTCAGGGGTACCCCAACGCGCCAGGCATATGGACCAAGGAGCAGGTGGAGGCTTGGAAGCAGGTGGTGGATGCAGTGCATCGGAAGGGTGGAGTTTTCTTCTGTCAGATATGGCATGTTGGGAGGGCGTCTACTTATG ATTATCAGCCCAATGGACAAGCACCAGTTTCTTGTACGGACAAGCAGATCATGCCTCAGGTTCTCAAGGATGGAACTGTGGAGGAATTCTCTACCCCAAGGAGGCTTAGAGAAGATGAAATCCCTCAAATCGTCAGTGATTTTCAGCTTGCTGCTAGGAATTGCATGGAAGCAG GCTTTGATGGGGTTGAAATCCACTGCGCATTTGGCTACCTGATTGAGCAGTTCATGAAGGACAGCGTCAATGACAGAACAGACAAGTATGGTGGAAACATGGAAAACCGCTGTCGCTTCGCTCTTGAGGTAATTCAAGCAGCCATCAATGAGATGGGAGCAGACAGGGTTGGTGTCCGTCTCTCACCATACTCAAACTGCCTGGACTGCTGGGATTCAGACCCAGACGCACTCGGCCTGTACATGATCGACGCCATGAACAAGCTGGGTATCCTCTACTGCAGCATGGTTGAGCCTGAGGTGATCAAAGTGGATGGCAAGGTGCAGATCCCTTACAAGCTGTTGCATTTCAGGAAGGCTTTTGCTGGTACTTTCATTGTTGCCGGAGGATACAACAGGGAAGAAGGCAACAAGGCTGTTTCTGAGGGTTACACCGACCTAGTGGCATATGGCAAATGGTTTCTGGCGAACCCAGACTTGCCGAAGCGGTTTGAGCTGAATGCACCTTTGAACAAGTACGACAGATCAACGTTCTACACACCTGATCCAGTTGTCGGGTATACCGATTACCCTTTTCTTGATCTTTCATCTGTGTGA
- the LOC112901685 gene encoding putative 12-oxophytodienoate reductase 8 isoform X3, whose protein sequence is MPQVLKDGTVEEFSTPRRLREDEIPQIVSDFQLAARNCMEAGFDGVEIHCAFGYLIEQFMKDSVNDRTDKYGGNMENRCRFALEVIQAAINEMGADRVGVRLSPYSNCLDCWDSDPDALGLYMIDAMNKLGILYCSMVEPEVIKVDGKVQIPYKLLHFRKAFAGTFIVAGGYNREEGNKAVSEGYTDLVAYGKWFLANPDLPKRFELNAPLNKYDRSTFYTPDPVVGYTDYPFLDLSSV, encoded by the exons ATGCCTCAGGTTCTCAAGGATGGAACTGTGGAGGAATTCTCTACCCCAAGGAGGCTTAGAGAAGATGAAATCCCTCAAATCGTCAGTGATTTTCAGCTTGCTGCTAGGAATTGCATGGAAGCAG GCTTTGATGGGGTTGAAATCCACTGCGCATTTGGCTACCTGATTGAGCAGTTCATGAAGGACAGCGTCAATGACAGAACAGACAAGTATGGTGGAAACATGGAAAACCGCTGTCGCTTCGCTCTTGAGGTAATTCAAGCAGCCATCAATGAGATGGGAGCAGACAGGGTTGGTGTCCGTCTCTCACCATACTCAAACTGCCTGGACTGCTGGGATTCAGACCCAGACGCACTCGGCCTGTACATGATCGACGCCATGAACAAGCTGGGTATCCTCTACTGCAGCATGGTTGAGCCTGAGGTGATCAAAGTGGATGGCAAGGTGCAGATCCCTTACAAGCTGTTGCATTTCAGGAAGGCTTTTGCTGGTACTTTCATTGTTGCCGGAGGATACAACAGGGAAGAAGGCAACAAGGCTGTTTCTGAGGGTTACACCGACCTAGTGGCATATGGCAAATGGTTTCTGGCGAACCCAGACTTGCCGAAGCGGTTTGAGCTGAATGCACCTTTGAACAAGTACGACAGATCAACGTTCTACACACCTGATCCAGTTGTCGGGTATACCGATTACCCTTTTCTTGATCTTTCATCTGTGTGA
- the LOC112901685 gene encoding putative 12-oxophytodienoate reductase 8 isoform X2 — protein MEAKAIPLLTPYTMGRFDLSHRVVHAPLTRSRCYNNLPGEHVALYYSQRASKAGLLIAEATGVSQTAQGYPNAPGIWTKEQVEAWKQVVDAVHRKGGVFFCQIWHVGRASTYDYQPNGQAPVSCTDKQIMPQVLKDGTVEEFSTPRRLREDEIPQIVSDFQLAARNCMEAGFDGVEIHCAFGYLIEQFMKDSVNDRTDKYGGNMENRCRFALEVIQAAINEMGADRVGVRLSPYSNCLDCWDSDPDALGLYMIDAMNKLGRLLLVLSLLPEDTTGKKATRLFLRVTPT, from the exons ATGGAAGCAAAAGCTATCCCGCTCCTGACTCCCTACACCATGGGGAGGTTCGACCTCTCCCACAG GGTTGTCCACGCGCCCCTCACAAGGTCGAGGTGCTATAACAACCTTCCTGGAGAGCATGTCGCGCTGTACTACTCGCAGAGGGCATCCAAGGCTGGCCTACTGATTGCTGAAGCCACTGGGGTCTCTCAAACTGCTCAGGGGTACCCCAACGCGCCAGGCATATGGACCAAGGAGCAGGTGGAGGCTTGGAAGCAGGTGGTGGATGCAGTGCATCGGAAGGGTGGAGTTTTCTTCTGTCAGATATGGCATGTTGGGAGGGCGTCTACTTATG ATTATCAGCCCAATGGACAAGCACCAGTTTCTTGTACGGACAAGCAGATCATGCCTCAGGTTCTCAAGGATGGAACTGTGGAGGAATTCTCTACCCCAAGGAGGCTTAGAGAAGATGAAATCCCTCAAATCGTCAGTGATTTTCAGCTTGCTGCTAGGAATTGCATGGAAGCAG GCTTTGATGGGGTTGAAATCCACTGCGCATTTGGCTACCTGATTGAGCAGTTCATGAAGGACAGCGTCAATGACAGAACAGACAAGTATGGTGGAAACATGGAAAACCGCTGTCGCTTCGCTCTTGAGGTAATTCAAGCAGCCATCAATGAGATGGGAGCAGACAGGGTTGGTGTCCGTCTCTCACCATACTCAAACTGCCTGGACTGCTGGGATTCAGACCCAGACGCACTCGGCCTGTACATGATCGACGCCATGAACAAGCTGG GAAGGCTTTTGCTGGTACTTTCATTGTTGCCGGAGGATACAACAGGGAAGAAGGCAACAAGGCTGTTTCTGAGGGTTACACCGACCTAG
- the LOC112902120 gene encoding COX assembly mitochondrial protein 2 homolog, translating to MHPPLTLHRHPMCAEIIEEFQKCHLDHPVKKFFGECTDLKIKLDHCFRQEKALKRKANFEASKKFKEQLQAYKREIAEKNQE from the exons ATGCATCCCCCACTGACTTTACACAGGCATCCTATGTGCGCTGAG ATTATCGAAGAATTCCAGAAGTGCCATTTGGACCACCCTGTCAAGAAGTTCTTTGGAGAATGCACCGACCTTAAAATCAAACTAGATCACTGCTTCCGCCAGGAG AAAGCTTTGAAACGAAAGGCAAACTTTGAAGCAAGCAAGAAATTTAAAGAACAGCTGCAGGCCTACAAAAGAGAAATTGCAGAGAAAAACCAGGAATAA
- the LOC112903825 gene encoding monooxygenase 1-like — protein MEEEVHGIVIVGGGICGLATALALHRKGIPSLVLEKSETLRTAGGSIGVHVNGWRVLEQLGIAPELRETADIVTEFHDVWTQEQGDKRVVVPVRGELRWLKRKDLIETMAKNIPSGAIRFGCHIAEIHPANPENHGAVLTTVEGSIIRAKALIGCDGSNSVVAKYLGLSPPRSTSRMLLRGVTRYPHGHPFGPHFLRLRCKGLFVGRSPMTDNLVSFFVAYWHPGADSTKDARAMKAFVLEKLKDQCSDEIIEMVRDPDPESLIVLTRIWYRPPWQVMFSSFRRGTATVAGDAMHVMGSYIGQGGSAALEDALVLARSLSRAAAGGRELREEEIGAAMGAYVRERRLRVVRLSLESFAMGTLLATKSLLTKLACFAIVTLLGTNSLGHTEYDCGRL, from the exons ATGGAGGAGGAGGTCCATGGCATCGTCATCGTCGGTGGTGGCATCTGCGGCCTCGCCACTGCTCTTGCTCTTCACCG GAAAGGGATTCCTAGCCTCGTGCTAGAGAAGTCCGAGACTTTACGAACGGCCGGCGGGTCCATTGGCGTCCATGTCAACGGATGGCGTGTCCTAGAGCAACTTGGGATCGCTCCAGAGCTCCGGGAGACTGCCGACATAGTTACTGA GTTTCACGATGTGTGGACGCAAGAGCAAGGAGACAAGAGAGTCGTGGTACCTGTCAG GGGGGAGCTCCGATGGTTGAAAAGAAAGGACCTGATCGAGACAATGGCCAAGAACATACCTTCAGGAGCAATCCGCTTCGGCTGCCACATTGCAGAGATACACCCAGCAAATCCTGAGAACCACGGCGCGGTTCTTACCACAGTGGAGGGCAGTATCATCAGGGCCAAG GCCCTGATCGGATGCGATGGCTCAAACTCAGTGGTAGCCAAGTACTTGGGCCTGTCCCCGCCGAGATCAACCTCTCGCATGCTTCTTCGCGGGGTCACGAGATATCCGCATGGGCATCCATTCGGGCCCCATTTCCTGCGCCTGAGATGCAAAGGCCTCTTCGTCGGGCGCTCGCCCATGACCGACAACCTCGTCAGCTTCTTCGTGGCCTATTGGCACCCCGGCGCGGACTCCACCAAGGACGCGCGCGCCATGAAGGCGTTCGTGCTCGAGAAGCTCAAGGACCAGTGCTCCGACGAGATCATCGAGATGGTCCGGGACCCGGACCCCGAGTCGCTGATCGTCCTGACCAGGATCTGGTACCGGCCGCCGTGGCAGGTCATGTTCAGCAGCTTCCGGAGGGGCACGGCGACGGTCGCCGGCGACGCGATGCACGTCATGGGGTCGTACATCGGCCAGGGGGGCTCGGCAGCGCTGGAGGACGCCCTCGTGCTCGCCCGGTCGCTGtcgcgggccgccgccggcgggcgcgagctgcgcgaggaggagatCGGCGCCGCGATGGGGGCGTACGTCAGGGAGAGGAGGCTGAGGGTGGTGAGGCTGTCGCTCGAGTCCTTCGCCATGGGGACGCTGCTGGCAACCAAGTCGCTGCTCACAAAGCTCGCCTGCTTCGCCATCGTGACTCTGCTGGGCACCAACTCGCTGGGGCACACCGAGTATGATTGCGGTCGCCTCTAG